A segment of the Lolium perenne isolate Kyuss_39 chromosome 3, Kyuss_2.0, whole genome shotgun sequence genome:
ttctctccaaactcagtgttgttgatccaccatgagtttgagggggggtgttagtGATGTATAGACCTCTTACTGTATATTCCCACTGTATGAGGGGCTTCCCTGCATATTGCATCTCTTGTACATGGCCTTTGGCCCACTGTGAATATCAGTTGCCATTTTCCAACAGGTAACAGTGAGCAATTGTCCTGCTCAAACGAAGATTATAAGCCAACATGGTACACATGCAGCTCAGCAGATGGGAGCAAATTAAATACCATATAATTTCAATTCATCTATCGCTGCTGTCAATGTAAAATGTTAGGGCAGAATCACAAATTTACACAAATATTGGCCCTTTTTTAGCTCGATTATAGGTACTAGCAGAAGTGCCTGTGCGTTGCATCGGAAGAAAAATGGACATCGCTATATTTTTTTCATATATTTGGGTGTCTTGATGTGGCTTTGCCTGCTCCCCTTTCATCTCACCCACCTACGTGGCAAGCATCTATCGCTTAGCTCTATTTTCTGTTTCCAAAATGGTTTTTTCCTTCCAAAAACAAATCACAAGATGAGTAAATACTGCTATCATTTTTGTAACAAGCAAACCAAATTAACTGAACATAAAACAGGAGGGGAATAACACGGCAGGGCATGCCAAGTCGCCAACACATTCAGAATACATACTCAAGAGCCAAATCTCTTAATAATCTTGCCGATGCAACCCAAGCAATTTCCTGTGGTTTTTTATCATGTTCAATGCAGGTATTCGACATCTAGCCTTTTGGCAATAGAAGATGATGTTCCAATAAACGCCTCATAATTATAGAGATAAATATTTAAGAGATGGATTTCCATGGTGCTGAATAACAGTTCCTTAGTCTTCATATCACATAATGACTAAAATTGATGAAAGTTTAGAGCTCCTTTCGTTGTAACTGTATCATGTTAATATGAAATGACTGAATGTCACCATGCATATGCAGTAATGTATACCTCAGCTAAATCTGACGTTGTCTTCTAACCGTTGTTGCTCCAAAGTTTCATGTTCAAAGAAGCATACAAGTAGATACCTAGTGCGTGCCTGCTTTGATCTCACAGGAATATGATGGTAGGAGGTGATCTCCACTATTTAATTTCGCTCGGGCCTATCTGAAGACCGACATTAGCATTCCTAAGCACAGAGAGAAGATCTAGCTTACAGAGTGGAAATAGCAGTCAGGAATTAATTAGTGGGGCTGGACACGCAGAATCACTGGAGGATCCTGCTGGCCTTTGGCCCACTGTGAATATCAGTTGCCATTTTCCAACAGGTAACAGTGAGCAATTGTCCTGCTCAAACGAAGCTTATAAGCCAACATGGTACACATGCAGCTCAGCAGATGGGAGCAAATTAAATACCATATAATTTCAATTCATCTATCGCTGCTGTCAATGTAAAATGTTAGGGCAGAATCACAAATTTACACAAATATTGGCCCTTTTTTAGCTCGATTATAGGTATATTCACAGCCAGCACTCGTTCCAAATTATGTGTTCGCCATCTTGGTCAGGATGCCTTGCGTTTTTTTTTATTGTCTCAGGGCACTTTGGGCATCAGCAAACACTGGATCAGGCAGGTGCAGAGTGCAAGGTGGATAGCCGGGATCTGATGCTGCATGAAAATCACAaggctccttctcctctttgaacAGCACAATCAATAAGTTAAAGTAGAAACCAACCCATACTCATAAAAAAAATCATATATGCACACGCTTTCTAGCGAGAGATCGAAGCCATTCATGCTAAGCAAGCTGAACTCGAGGAGCAGCTGGAGCAGAGAGAAACACTAACGGAAGCACTAAGGTTCGTGACGCAGCAGCTGAACAGGAAACTACAAGCATGAGAGAAGCTCACAGAGCGAGAAAGCGCAGCGAGAGAGTGCTGCGGGCGTAGGCAAGGCCACCCCCCTTCGTCCCGTCGCTGCCACGGCGGCGGCACCCCACCTCCAGCCATCCATGGCCTCGCTGTCCCCCACCCCCTCCCTATCCCCATCCCCATCACCAACGGCGAGCCCGCGCGGCCGCGAAGATCGCTGGCGCGGAGGGCGAGGATCTGATTCTGAGGATACCCCGCGGTCGTACCGCGATGCGCTGGCCGGTGGGCATGTGGCGGAGCGCGTGGACGGGCCGGAATCCTCCCAGCCGCGCCATGAGATGCCGTCCATGGTTCGCCGGGAGGAGGAGAGCACGGCCATCGACGAGCTCGATGATTCGGAGGATCTgctcgatgaggaagaagaagctccgtgGGAAGAACCCACGCACATCACCCGCAAGCGCGCCAGGGGGCGCCGTGGTGGCAAGAAGGTGGCGGCGCGCCCCAGGCGCGACGTCGGCACCTACGCTGAGTTCGACAGCCTGTGCTTGCTCTGCACTCAGCCAGGACACCGTGCCGCCGATTGCACCACGGGGCCGGTGTGCCTCCGCTGCGGTGAAGCTGGCCACATGGCGAGGGAGTGCTCGCTCCCGCGCCAGTGTCGCCGCCGGACGGAGAAGAACCTGCGAGGAAGAGAGTGAACGATGACGGGAGGAGCCGCCGTGTGGGTGAGGGCGCCGGTGACCTCCGCGCGCGTGCGCCGGAGGGCCGCCAGGCTGCCGTGGAACCGCGTGTGCGACACCATGAGGTGGCGCCTGTACCACGCGCCGCTGGTGGCGAGAGGAGGGTGGCGGCACCGCGTCGCGTGGAAGCGCCACTCAGGATCGACGACGCGCCACGCCGGGGTGCGGCTGCGCCCATGGGTGCGACGACGCCTCGTCGGGATGCCGCGCTGCCGAGGGCGCCTCAAGGGGATGCCTTTGTGCGCCGGGATGACCAAGGTGCTGGCGCTGCCCGTGCGGTTGTCCCTGTGCCTGTGCAGGGTGACCGTGCCGTGCCCAGAGGCGGTGACCGGGTCGTGGCCCCTGTGCTGCTGGCGGCCCGTCGCATCATGGTGGTGGTGCAGCCGCGCAGGGGCGCGGAGGAGTGTCGTTGCAGATCGCAACTCTCTCAATCTCGCACTACCAAACTCGATGAAATTGTATGCAGAAAAGAGAGACAGAGACGAGGTATTTTTGTGCAGTGTTCAACTGTTACTGCTTTTCGGTTGTTCTTCCTTTCATTACATGCGATGATTGCGGCATTGCTTCTTACTGGATCGTGCCATCCCACGACCGAAGCGTGCGCTTGATCGATCCTACATCTACGGCAGCGGAACGCACAGACCACGTCCACCGCCAACTGAGCGACTAACTCGCTAACTGAAAACGACTAAGTCCCTAACCTGACGCTGCAGCAACAGACACCAGGTTCAGAGTTTATTCTTAGACAGTAAACTAGCTAAAACCCTCTGAGCTTATAGTTGGCTAACAATTCTCCCCCCTAAGCTCAGACAGGCTTGCTGATCTTCACCATCCCCAGCCTCTGACGCAATTCGATGAAACGAACTCGCCCAAGCGCTTTGGTCAGCAGATCAGCCAACTGGTCTTGTGTGCCCACATGATTGAGTTCCACTTGATCTGCCTCAATGATATGACGGATGTAGTGGAACTTGATGTCTATGTGCTTCGTTCGGTCGTGATGAACAGGATTCTTGGCCAGAGCTATGGCTGACAGATTGTCACACAGCAGCTCGAACCTTTCGGGCTCCTTTCCCTGCAGCTCTCCAAGAAGACGACTCAGCCACAGTCCTGGCAGGTTGCTGCTGTGGCCGCCACATATTCAGCCTCGCATGAGCTGATTGCCACAACTTTCTGCTTCTGTGATGTCCAAGAGACAAGGTTTTCGTTGAGGAAGAAAACCTGCCCTGAAGTGCTCTTCCTGTCCCCGACGTCGCCTGCGTGATCGCTATCACTGAAGCCAGTTAGGACTGTCGTCCCTCTCCCTGCTCTGTATCGACATCCAAGGTCCTGCGTGCCCTTGATGTATCGGAGAATCTGTTTCACTGCAGTCCAGTGAGTTGTGCTTGGCTTTTCCATGTATCTGCTGATAACTCCCACGGCATGTGTGATGTCTGGTCTGGTGTTGGTCAGATATCGCAGGCTCCCAACTATGCTGCGGTACATGGTAGCATCCACAGCCTTTGCTCCATCCTCCTtgtgcagtttcagtctgcactcCATAGGTGTGCTACAACTGTTGCAGTTGCTCAGCCCTGCCACCTCCAAGATCTTTGCTGCATAGCTCCGCTGGCACAGAGTGATTACTCCATCTGACTGTGCCACCTCGATCCCATTTCTGTTGAACTCACCAAAATCTGGAGTAATGAAGAGATTAAGGCTAGACAAAGGTCTAGAGAAAGATATATTTTGGAAGGGGATCGTAATACTGCCTACTTCCATTCTGTAGCTAATCAGAGGAGAAGCAGTTGCAAGGTGATGGGGGAATGGTGGAAGACAATAAAGGGTTTGTGGAGACGCTTGGCCTGCAGCTGTGCTCAGTGGAAGATTCTGCTGAAAGAAGAGGAAAAAGAAGGGCTGATGTCTATGCTGAGCAAGGTGGAGGAAGTGGCCAGGATGCCACCACTGCTATTGTGGCCGGAACCTGGGTGATTCCACAGAAAAAGGCAAGAGCGACACTGGAGGTCTGCGACATGAACAGCTCGAGAGGTTTTGGCCCAATGCTGATCATAGCAGACGACTTGGCAAGGACCCTGGAGGCGAATGATTTGGTCCTGGTGGGTGATGGAGCGTGTTTCCAAGTCCTGGATCGTCAGTAGCCTGGTGAGGGGTTTGGGTCCGAGGGCTCAAAATTGCTAGCCTGCTtctttgatgctgctttgatgttTGTGTGTTTCTCTCTGGTGCCTTGGTATGTTGTGTAAGTTGGACTCTGTAAGATGTGCTGGCTGGTTGTGCCGTGAGAGAGTTTTGGGTGCTGTAATGATACAAATTCTGGATGATGTAGACTGGTTATCTGGTTTCAATATATTGGAACCGGGGGGATGCCCCTATTTCTCTAAAAAAAGATAGTAACTGAGAAGGCCGAGGTCACTCATTTTGAACAGCTTTTGCATCTGTCCCTTGAACTTGGTGATGGCTGCGGCGTCCGTGCCCGTGATGATGAGATCATCAACATATATCCCCACCAGGAGAAAGTTGGTGGCATCGCCCCGCCGGTACACCGCATGCTCCAGCACGCTGCGAGTGAATCCGAGCGTGCCCAGTGTGTCATCCAGCTTGGCGTACCAGGCTCTTGGTGCTTGATGAAGCCCATACAATGCCTTCTGCAGCCTCAGCACATGTTCCTCCTTGCCTGCAGTGATGTACCCCGGCGGCTGTACCACATAAACTTCCTCAGCAAGATCGCCGTTCAAGAAGGCCGACTTGACGTCCATGTGGTGTACCTCCCATTTGGAGTGAGCTGCAAGGGCCAGAAGCACACGCACAGTCTCCATCCGAGCCACCGgagcgaacacgtcctcgaaatcaACACTTGCCGCTGTGCATACCCCTTGGCGATGAGTCGGGCTTTGTGTTTGATCACCTTGCCATCAGCGTCGCGCTTGACCTTGTACACCCACTTGAGGCCAATTGCCTTGTGTCCTGCAGGTAGAGGACAGTGTACCTAGGTTTTGTTGTCGAGGATGGATGCCATTTCATCGTCCATGGCGACCTTCCATGCCGCATCGTCGAGCGCCTCCGTGACATCTCGAGGTTCCTCAGCGCTGAGGAGGCACCGCTCGAAGGACTCGTGCTCAGCAAATTCTTCGGTCTCGTCGAGCACGCTCGACAGGCGCCGATATCGAATGGGGCCGGAGTCGACGTCGCGACCGTCATCATGcgtgggcggcgtggcccagcgcGTCATGGTCGTCGCATCAGGAGTGTGTGGCTCTGATGGCGAGGCCATCGAGGTTGATGCAGGGGCAGGCGAGGAGAACCTGGCAGCGTCCGTGCCAGCGTCCAGTTCCTCCGTGCCGTTCTCAGTGGTGTAGACCACCGTGAATGTTGTCGACATAGTGCGTGCACTGGGCGCGTCCTGGGCGTTCCAGCCTTGTCCGGAGTGCGGCGAGGGCGCGCCCGGCGCGTTCTAGCACCAAGGCCTGCCTTCCTCGAAGATGATGTCGTGAGTCACATGCACCTTCTTTGTGAGTGGATCGTAGGCGCGGTACGCCCTTGATCCCTCCTCGTACCCAATGAAGATCATCGGGGTCGAGCGGTCCGACAGCTTGGTGATCCCTGGACCTAGCTTCTTCACATGCACCGTGCACCCGAATGTGCGCAGGTGACGCACATTGGGCTTACGGCCGTGCCATGCTTCGTACGGCGTGACACCGTCGAGGCTGCGCGTCGGCGCCCTGTTGAGGATGTAGACAGCGGTTTTCACCGCCTCTGCCCAGAAGTACGTCGGCACATCCATGCTCTTCAACAAGCACCTTGCCATCTCGACAATGGTTTGATTGCGCCTCTCCACTACTCCATTCTGCTGTGGAGAGCAGGGTGCCGTGGTGTGATGCTTGATCCCATTCTCCTCGCAGTACTCGCGAAACTCGGTTGAGTTGAATTCGCCGCCCCGATCTGATCGGAACGCGCGAAGCTTGCAGTTCTTCTCAGCCTCAGCCATCGCCTGAATTTTCTTGAAGCGCTGGAATGCCTCGTCCTTGGTCTTGAGCAGCTCAAGCCACATGTAGCGGCTGTGGTCGTCGACCACCAGGAGGAAATACTGCTTGCCGCCGGGCGACGCCGGCGTGATGGGGCCGCACAGATCGGTGTGCACCAGGTCCAGGCCATGCTCGGCCCTGTACCCCGAGGCTTGAGGGAACGGCGCCCGATGCTGCTTGCCCAGCGAGCAGCCATCGCAGTACTGGTCCACGTGGTCGATGGCTGGCATGCCACGCGCCATCTGCTTGGACGCCATGGCGCGGAGCGCGCGGAAGTGGAGATGTCCCATGCGTGCATGCCAACgccatgacacgtcctcgccctGCGCGAGGAGGCACGCCGGTGCGTCGATGGTGAGGACGCTGGTGTAGAGTCTACTCCCGGTGCGACGCACGCGCGCCAGCATGCGATCACCAGGGTCTCGGATCGCCATGATGTCGGACTTGATGCCGATGTCGCAACCGCCCTCATCCAACTGTCCAAGCGAGATGATGTTGCTCTTGAGCGAGGGGATGAAGAAGACGTCAGCGAGTGCACGCTGCTCTCCCCCCTGGCGGCGGAAGACGATGGTCCCGCATCCGCGGATGGCCACGAGCGAGCCATCGCCGAACTTGACCATGCCGTGCACGGTGTCGTCCAGCGCGGCGAACACATGTCGTTCGCCTGTCATGTGGCTGCTCGCCCCTGTGTCGAAGAACCAGACACCGTCAGGAGATCGGACGGGGATCACCTTTTCCTCGTTGAGGAAGACCGCTTGCGGTGTGACGATCTCGTTGATGACGGCCATGAGGAGCCCGCCCTCATGTCCATCCTCGTGCTGGATCAGGTTTGCAGTCTCATGCTTCTTCCTTTCCCGATCTCGTTGTGCCTTTCGGCATTCTTTGGCCCAATGGCCTGGCTTACCGCAGTAGTTGCAGTTGCCCTTGCGGTGCTCGCTGGAGCCGCCACCCTCTTGCGGCGCCttgccgccatcgccgccgctgGGCGATTTGGGCTTGCCCTGGGGCCGCCCTTTCTTTTCCCCGCTGAAGGAGCCGCTCGAGTGTTGCTGTTGCcgggctgcccactcctcctccgtgaggagCAGGCGACCACCTGCCTCTTGCTCCAGCGGTCCACTTCCCTCGGACGCGGACAGCCGTCCGCTCAGCTCCTCAATGGACAGTTGCTTGAGGTCAATCAGGGTTTCAATTGAACAAGCCATCTGCGCATACCTGGTTGGTGCGACGCGCAGGATTTTCTGAACCCCATCAAGTTCTGACGTGGTGTCACCCAGGGACTGAAGCTCGGTGATGACAGATGAGAAGCGCAGGGAGAAATCCTCGGTGTTCTCCCCAGTCCTGAAGGCCAGGCCATCGAACTCCTTGCGGAGCTTCTGACGGCGCGCTTCGCGGACGCGATCGACTCCCACGCGGAGAGTCTTGATCATGTCCCATGCCATCTTGGCGTTGTCCTTTGCGGCGAGGACAGGCACCATCTCCGGCGGAACGGAGGTCAGGATGGCGCCCAGCGCCTGTCGCTCCTGCCGCTCGGTCCCGTCGTTAGCGTCGACGGCCTCCCAGAGGCCGGCGCCTTGGAGCTTCACACGCATGAGTATGGCCCACTCTGTGTAGTTGGTCTTCGTGAGGATCGGCCAGGACgtaccaccgccgccgctgccggtTTCCCTCACGACCTCCCGAACCACGATCTCTCCACCGCCGCTGCTCCGTCCCCTTCGACGTCCGCGGCTCGGCGAGCGCACGCGACGTGGGGATGTCGATGTTCCAGGCTTCCTGGAGGCAGCTGCCGCCGGCGGCGGTGGGGGTGGAGGAGTACCGGCCATGATCGacacacgggctctgataccaaatgtcgTTGCAGATCGCAACTCTCTCAATCTCGCACTACCAAACTCGATGAAATTGTATGCAGAAAAGAGAGACAGAGACGAGGTATTTTTGTGCAGTGTTCAACTGTTACTGCTTTTCGGTCGTTCTTCCTTTTATTACATGCGATGATCGCGGCATTGCTTCTTACTAGATCGTGCCATCCCACGACCGAAGCGTGCGCTTGATCGATCCTACATCTACGGCAGCGGAACGCACAGACCACACCCACCGCCAACTGAGCGACTAACTCGCTAACTGAAAAGGACTAAGTCCCTAACCTGAAGCTGCAGCAACAGACACCAGGTTCAGAGTTTATTCTTAGACAGTAAACTAGCTAAAACCCTCTGAGCTTATAGTTGGCTAACAAGGAGCAGGTGGCTCCTCTTGGGCTGCGCACGCCGGCGGTTGGCGGCGAGCTTGCGCAGCGCCCAGCTCGCGCAGTTTGCGTGATGCCCCGCACGCCGGAGATGGACAAGGCCGAGGAGGCGCTTTCGAGGGCACTCTTGGTGGTGATCGTCGGCGTGCGCCGTGCCATCACCACTGAGGAGGTGGCCATGGCTCTGGAAGATGTGCACGGGCTGGCGCCGGGGAGCTTCTCCGTTCACTGTCACAGGCCGGAGGATTTCCTGTTGTACTTCGCCGCGCGGGAGGATCGGGACAGGGTGCTCGGTGACGGGGTGTTGGCTTCCCCATACTTTCGGCTTCTGCTTCGACCGTGGTCATGACGCACACACGCCGCCTCCGGTGGCCTCTGTGTCCACATCGAGGTGGAGATCGAAGGTGTCCCGGCCAACGCTTGCAGACTTGCCACGGCGGAGGTGGTTCTCGCTCCGTCGGCATGGGTGGAACGTCTCCACCCGCTCATGATGAGCCGAGCCGCGCCGACATGGGCATCCTCCGCCACATGGCATGGTGCCTCGACCCTACCATGATCCCGAGGGAGGTTGACTTGCACGTCGTCGAGCCGGACGAACCACCCTCGCTGGCGGACATGGCGGCGCCATCGCAGGCCATGGTATCTCCGCATATCAACACGCTCGTCTACCCTGTGCTCGTGCACGTTACCAGAACGGTTGATTTCCGGCGCCCCACGCCGGGTGGTGCTGAGGCAGGTGGTGGCGACGGTGGACGGACGGCGGCCTAACCGGCGAGGCGCCAGTACCCGTACACTCACGGTGTGCCAGATGTGTTGCCTGGGGCCGGGGGCGGCGGCGCTGCTCCATCGTCAGGCCAGGCTAGTGGCAGCAGGGGTGGGACCATGAGGACGTTGTCGTCGGGCGTGGTTGTTGGCGACCTTGACCAAGCCATGTCGCGACGCGCGGAAAAGGGAAAGAAAAAGAAGCGTGGGGGCCGAAAAATTAGGGCGTTGAGGGCAAAAGCTTTGGCTGCTGCTCAAAGCGCCGACATGGAGGTACAGGATGGGGCTGCTGCCAGCGCCTTGCCATCAGACTCTGTTGGCATCGAGCCGTTGGCGCTCCAAGAACCGGTCAAAAGCGGCGCCA
Coding sequences within it:
- the LOC127337977 gene encoding secreted RxLR effector protein 161-like, with amino-acid sequence MEVGSITIPFQNISFSRPLSSLNLFITPDFGEFNRNGIEVAQSDGVITLCQRSYAAKILEVAGLSNCNSCSTPMECRLKLHKEDGAKAVDATMYRSIVGSLRYLTNTRPDITHAVGVISRYMEKPSTTHWTAVKQILRYIKGTQDLGCRYRAGRGTTVLTGFSDSDHAGDVGDRKSTSGQVFFLNENLVSWTSQKQKVVAISSCEAEYVAATAATCQDCG